In the genome of Limnobaculum zhutongyuii, one region contains:
- the hslJ gene encoding heat shock protein HslJ, producing the protein MKIALPFIISAVLLSGCTLTDGNAVKESDLLHHNFILTSVDGKNMADTTKEKRPLNIEFGENMHVSGAMCNRFMGQATLTNGVLTTKQLASTRMACIDEQISQLDQVIATTLNNGAKVTLDQGVLTLSSSQHTLTYKLSDWVN; encoded by the coding sequence ATGAAAATAGCTTTACCTTTTATTATTTCGGCCGTTCTGCTTAGCGGCTGTACGTTGACGGATGGTAATGCCGTAAAAGAGAGTGATTTACTGCATCATAACTTTATTCTGACCAGTGTTGACGGCAAGAATATGGCAGATACCACTAAAGAAAAACGTCCGTTAAATATTGAATTTGGCGAAAATATGCATGTTAGCGGTGCTATGTGTAATCGCTTTATGGGACAGGCAACACTGACGAATGGTGTATTAACCACGAAGCAGCTAGCCTCTACTCGTATGGCATGCATTGATGAACAAATTAGTCAGTTAGATCAGGTCATTGCCACCACCCTGAACAACGGCGCTAAAGTGACCCTGGACCAAGGCGTATTAACGTTAAGCTCCTCACAGCACACCCTGACTTATAAACTCAGCGACTGGGTTAATTAA
- a CDS encoding YnbE family lipoprotein, whose protein sequence is MMAFALGGCVPRIEIAPSTEPIVINMNVKIEHEIHIKVDKDVEKMLKTQSDIF, encoded by the coding sequence ATGATGGCCTTTGCTCTTGGCGGTTGCGTTCCAAGAATTGAGATTGCACCATCAACAGAGCCAATTGTAATTAATATGAATGTTAAAATTGAGCATGAGATTCATATTAAAGTCGATAAAGACGTCGAAAAAATGCTGAAGACTCAGTCAGATATTTTTTAA
- a CDS encoding YdbL family protein, whose product MKLINTGLFATVLLFSVAANALTLKEAKQQGLVGETLNGYIAVVKPTAEAQALTDKINQARTEQYKSVAAENNVSVNDVAKMTGQKLVNRAEAGEYVKGINGQWLKK is encoded by the coding sequence ATGAAACTTATCAATACCGGACTCTTTGCCACGGTACTGCTGTTTAGTGTGGCTGCCAACGCATTAACCTTAAAAGAAGCAAAACAGCAGGGATTGGTTGGTGAAACGCTGAATGGTTACATTGCAGTCGTTAAGCCAACGGCAGAAGCTCAAGCGTTAACGGATAAAATCAATCAGGCTCGTACCGAGCAGTATAAATCGGTAGCGGCAGAGAACAACGTGAGCGTGAATGATGTGGCTAAAATGACCGGGCAAAAATTGGTGAACCGTGCAGAGGCGGGAGAGTACGTAAAAGGAATTAATGGTCAGTGGCTTAAGAAATAA
- a CDS encoding YdbH family protein: MGRFVKYVLIVVTILILSLMTLWATISTWLPKVASLWLPTGTQLIFTQPPELIKRGISLNGIQFLAQDCFLADAGPLTLIYQDQQWKLHGKSLDIDTHCLEKLTTEDTSGKEDTPLSIAEIQKQLPAFSLSLDRLSITPWESYSGRVDITSNQQGQRVSAQGNLLSGAATLNDRQMLTLESLSLHIPDSNDVIQLKGEIQVPVSLDAIPEQGNIDGEFVTTYVDKPLLLKLNWQQQDGHLTVTPQDEKESLLDVPWTLEGKRLVVSQGQWRWPYASQPFTGGISMTLTDWSSDYNEANIEARLNVVTQGSAGKGNAVLTFAPGKISLKDSDLNFQLTGKMNEEQLSLYTTIPGKLSGTIANPTLNLLSGSLLRVTGAVTPDIYLHEARFPLAGIKVTDKGISGRLQTIINASHRYWGKYKLHLDGRSRDFWIDQGHWEWNFWGNGDMPPMKAKWDMSGKGEWNDSLINLQTLSTGFNHLVYGQVTVNKPRLILAEPLSWNRAAGEYHAGWQLQAQKVAFDNGGYLPPSTLNIQFFGQDPANFQWKGDLSTKKIGPIKLSGRWDGERIRGEGWWPEQSLDVFQTLLAPELGFKIRKGTLYAQSAFSISETQGIEAGGHMVVKDGGMWLKDGELSGLDFVMSYRLKDHVWQLGPKSPVKLRVKKLNNLFDMSNITADLQGYYPHTERQPVRLTNVGVDMLQGHIGMQELRLPQKDPAILTVKGVDLSELFTILKPKQFTMSGKVDGELPLYLNHPDWLVKGGWVENSKDLTLRLDKDMVQAISDDNMATGDIMDWLRYMEIRRSRADVNVSNLGLLTMDAQIEGFNPTKNAERLVKLNYHHEEDIFQLWRSLRFGDNLQDNLQQIFSLPKEQN, encoded by the coding sequence ATAGGTCGTTTTGTTAAATACGTTCTGATTGTCGTGACCATACTTATATTGTCATTAATGACCTTATGGGCAACGATCTCAACGTGGCTACCTAAAGTTGCCAGTCTCTGGCTACCAACAGGGACACAGCTGATATTTACTCAGCCTCCGGAGTTAATCAAGCGCGGAATTTCTTTAAACGGCATCCAGTTTTTAGCTCAGGACTGTTTTCTGGCCGACGCGGGTCCGTTAACCCTGATTTATCAGGATCAGCAGTGGAAGCTACACGGCAAGTCTCTGGATATCGATACCCACTGTCTGGAGAAATTAACCACTGAGGACACCTCAGGCAAAGAAGATACTCCTTTATCTATTGCCGAAATTCAAAAACAGCTGCCGGCTTTTTCACTGTCCCTCGATCGTCTGAGTATTACCCCCTGGGAGTCTTACTCGGGGCGGGTTGATATCACCAGTAATCAGCAAGGTCAGCGTGTTAGCGCTCAAGGAAATTTACTCTCTGGTGCCGCAACATTAAACGATCGGCAGATGCTGACGCTGGAATCACTAAGCCTGCATATTCCGGATAGCAATGACGTTATTCAGCTAAAGGGTGAAATACAGGTTCCGGTTAGTCTGGATGCTATCCCGGAACAGGGCAATATCGACGGTGAATTTGTTACCACCTACGTGGATAAGCCGCTGCTGTTAAAACTAAACTGGCAACAGCAGGATGGTCACCTGACGGTAACCCCACAAGATGAGAAAGAGAGCTTACTGGATGTCCCCTGGACGCTGGAGGGCAAACGTCTGGTCGTGAGTCAGGGACAATGGCGCTGGCCTTATGCCTCTCAGCCGTTTACCGGTGGCATTAGTATGACCCTGACGGACTGGAGTAGTGACTATAATGAAGCCAATATTGAAGCGCGGCTGAATGTGGTTACGCAGGGCAGTGCGGGTAAAGGCAACGCAGTATTAACCTTTGCCCCGGGTAAAATCAGCCTGAAAGATAGCGATTTAAATTTCCAGCTCACCGGTAAGATGAATGAAGAGCAGCTTTCTTTATATACCACTATTCCCGGTAAGCTATCGGGGACTATCGCCAACCCAACCCTTAATTTATTGTCCGGTTCTTTATTACGTGTAACCGGAGCCGTAACCCCGGATATCTATCTGCATGAAGCCAGATTTCCTCTGGCTGGAATAAAAGTCACGGATAAAGGCATCAGCGGCCGTTTGCAAACCATCATTAATGCCAGTCATCGTTACTGGGGTAAATACAAACTGCATCTGGATGGACGTTCACGGGATTTCTGGATCGATCAGGGGCACTGGGAGTGGAACTTCTGGGGCAATGGCGATATGCCGCCGATGAAAGCCAAATGGGATATGTCCGGCAAGGGGGAATGGAACGATAGCCTGATTAACCTACAAACATTATCAACCGGATTTAACCATTTGGTTTATGGGCAAGTGACGGTTAATAAACCAAGATTAATTCTGGCAGAGCCACTGAGCTGGAATCGGGCTGCTGGTGAGTATCATGCCGGATGGCAGTTACAGGCACAAAAAGTGGCATTCGATAACGGCGGTTATTTACCTCCATCGACGCTAAATATTCAGTTCTTTGGTCAGGATCCGGCAAACTTTCAATGGAAGGGCGATCTCAGCACGAAGAAAATTGGTCCGATAAAACTGAGTGGTCGTTGGGATGGTGAACGTATCCGGGGAGAAGGCTGGTGGCCTGAACAGTCGCTGGACGTGTTCCAGACCCTGCTGGCGCCGGAGCTCGGTTTTAAAATTCGCAAGGGTACGCTGTATGCACAATCTGCATTCTCAATTTCTGAAACTCAGGGCATTGAGGCAGGCGGTCATATGGTAGTAAAAGATGGCGGAATGTGGTTAAAAGATGGCGAATTGAGCGGGCTTGATTTCGTGATGTCCTATCGTCTGAAAGACCATGTGTGGCAGTTAGGACCGAAATCTCCGGTTAAGCTAAGAGTGAAAAAGCTCAATAACCTGTTTGATATGAGTAATATTACCGCTGACTTACAGGGATATTATCCTCATACGGAACGTCAACCTGTCCGATTAACCAATGTCGGTGTGGATATGCTTCAGGGGCATATCGGTATGCAAGAACTGCGGTTACCGCAGAAAGATCCGGCTATTCTTACGGTTAAAGGGGTCGACCTCAGTGAATTATTTACCATTTTGAAACCGAAGCAGTTTACCATGTCAGGTAAAGTGGATGGTGAGTTACCGTTGTATTTGAATCACCCTGATTGGCTGGTGAAAGGGGGATGGGTGGAAAATAGTAAAGATCTCACCCTGCGGCTGGATAAAGATATGGTACAGGCAATCAGTGATGACAATATGGCAACCGGTGACATTATGGATTGGCTGCGTTATATGGAGATCCGCCGTTCCAGAGCGGATGTCAACGTCAGCAACTTAGGGTTATTGACGATGGACGCGCAAATTGAAGGGTTTAATCCAACCAAGAATGCTGAGCGTTTAGTGAAACTCAATTATCATCATGAAGAAGATATTTTCCAGTTATGGCGTAGCTTGCGGTTTGGCGATAACTTGCAGGACAATCTGCAACAGATCTTCTCATTACCGAAGGAGCAAAATTAG
- a CDS encoding DUF333 domain-containing protein produces MTKKAITEVNMKGKIGLAALGVLLLAGCSSQPDQVRLLPHNSMITEEAARAAPMDEMALANCNSMGGMPTTAHNLDGSVVSKCQLSNGKRY; encoded by the coding sequence GTGACTAAAAAAGCAATAACAGAGGTAAACATGAAGGGAAAAATCGGCCTGGCTGCACTTGGCGTACTTTTATTAGCAGGTTGTAGTAGCCAGCCTGATCAGGTGAGGTTATTACCGCATAATTCTATGATCACTGAAGAGGCTGCCAGAGCAGCACCGATGGATGAAATGGCATTAGCCAACTGTAATAGCATGGGTGGAATGCCAACCACAGCACATAATCTGGATGGCAGTGTAGTCAGTAAATGTCAGCTATCAAACGGTAAGCGCTATTAA
- the nifJ gene encoding pyruvate:ferredoxin (flavodoxin) oxidoreductase, translating into MITTDGNSAVASVAYRSNEVIAIYPITPSSTMAEQANDWSEYGTKNVWGDVPRVMEMQSEAGAIATVHGALQTGALATSFTSSQGLLLMIPTLYKLAGELTPFVLHVAARTVATHALSIFGDHSDVMAVRQTGCAMLCASSVQEAQDFALISQMATLNSRIPFIHFFDGFRTSHEINKIVPISDDCIRQLLPMEMISAHRKRALTPDHPVIRGTSANPDTYFQCREAANPWYNQTYQHVAEAMQAFEQQTGRHYQPFEYYGHPQAERVIILMGSACGTTEETIDTLLTRGEKVGMLKVRLYRPFSAEHLLEQLPQSVKRIAVLDRTKEPGALAEPLYLDIMTALAEAFSRGERDTLPQVIGGRYGLSSKEFAPECVLAIFKELTLEKPRPRFTVGIFDDITGLSLPLGDDSIPQKASLEALFFGLGSDGTVSATKNNIKIIGNGTPLHAQGYFVYDSKKAGGLTVSHLRVSDYPIHSAYLISQADFIGCHQNQFIDKYQMVEKLKPNGTFLLNTPYSKDEIWQRLPQDVQALLHQRKARLFIINAAKIARECHLANRINTVMQMAFFHLTQIIPGDVALQQLRDAIAKSYSAKGQDIVENNWQALDATISALEEIPLQPVNSLSPMRPPVVSDSAPDFVKTVTAAMLAGLGDALPVSAFPPDGTWPSGTTRWEKRNIAEEIPIWEAPLCTQCNHCVAACPHSAIRAKVISPEAFADAPDDLQSLDVKSKDMRGQKYVLQVAPEDCTGCNLCVEVCPAKDRQNPEIKAINMKSRLDNLDVEKRHYDYFLQLPEIDKSKIERIDIRTSQLITPLFEYSGACSGCGETPYIKLLTQLYGDRLLIANATGCSSIYGGNLPSTPYTTNADGRGPAWANSLFEDNAEFGLGFRLTVDQHRERTLRLITQLAPQLPAGLIVELQASDTSVEQRREQIVQLRTLLAAIDSSDAKELAECADYLVDKSIWLIGGDGWAYDIGFGGLDHVMSLTENVNILVLDTQCYSNTGGQQSKATPIGAVTKFAERGKRKGRKDLGVSIMMYGHVYVAQISLGAQLNQTVKAIQEAEAYPGPSLIIAYSPCEEHGYDLAFSHDQMKQLTTAGFWPLYRFDPRRVEEDKPGLTLDSRPPSDGLASALLKEQRFRRLNTMEPNVASALHAQAEKDVQSRYNLLSLLAGKTIEKTESEPS; encoded by the coding sequence ATGATTACTACCGATGGTAACAGTGCTGTTGCCTCCGTGGCGTATCGTTCCAACGAAGTTATCGCCATTTATCCCATTACTCCCAGCTCAACCATGGCCGAACAGGCAAACGACTGGTCGGAATATGGTACTAAAAATGTTTGGGGCGATGTTCCCCGCGTTATGGAAATGCAGTCCGAAGCCGGTGCTATCGCTACGGTTCATGGCGCGCTGCAAACGGGGGCATTAGCCACCTCGTTTACCTCATCGCAGGGATTATTACTGATGATCCCGACCCTGTATAAACTGGCCGGCGAACTGACGCCTTTTGTCCTGCATGTTGCAGCCAGAACTGTTGCTACTCATGCCCTGTCTATTTTCGGCGATCATTCTGATGTGATGGCAGTTCGTCAAACTGGCTGTGCGATGTTGTGCGCCAGTTCGGTACAGGAAGCCCAGGACTTTGCCCTGATCTCACAAATGGCGACCTTAAACAGTCGAATTCCATTTATTCATTTCTTCGACGGATTCCGCACTTCCCACGAAATTAATAAAATTGTTCCCATCAGCGATGACTGCATTCGCCAGCTGTTACCGATGGAGATGATCAGTGCTCATCGTAAACGTGCATTAACACCGGATCACCCGGTGATCAGAGGGACATCAGCCAACCCGGATACTTACTTCCAGTGTCGGGAAGCGGCTAACCCCTGGTACAACCAAACTTATCAGCATGTTGCCGAGGCCATGCAAGCCTTTGAACAACAAACCGGTCGTCACTATCAACCGTTTGAATATTACGGTCACCCTCAGGCGGAACGTGTAATTATTCTGATGGGTTCTGCCTGTGGTACAACCGAAGAGACGATAGATACCTTACTGACTCGCGGCGAAAAGGTCGGCATGTTGAAAGTGCGGTTGTATCGCCCCTTCTCTGCCGAACACTTGCTTGAACAACTACCTCAAAGCGTAAAACGCATTGCCGTTCTCGATAGAACCAAAGAACCAGGCGCGCTGGCTGAGCCACTCTATCTTGATATTATGACAGCGCTGGCAGAAGCATTCTCCCGGGGTGAACGGGATACGCTGCCACAGGTTATTGGTGGTCGTTATGGCCTGTCTTCTAAAGAGTTTGCACCAGAATGTGTACTGGCTATCTTCAAAGAGTTAACGCTGGAAAAACCGCGTCCGCGCTTTACCGTGGGTATTTTTGATGACATTACCGGACTGTCATTGCCGCTGGGTGATGACAGCATTCCACAAAAAGCCTCTCTGGAAGCGCTGTTCTTTGGACTTGGTAGCGATGGCACCGTTTCTGCTACCAAAAATAACATTAAGATTATCGGTAACGGTACGCCGCTTCACGCTCAGGGCTACTTTGTTTATGACTCCAAAAAAGCCGGTGGTTTAACCGTTTCTCATTTGAGGGTAAGTGACTACCCGATACATTCTGCCTATCTTATTTCTCAGGCGGATTTTATTGGCTGTCATCAAAATCAGTTTATTGATAAATACCAGATGGTCGAAAAGCTGAAACCCAACGGCACTTTCTTGCTGAATACCCCCTACAGCAAGGATGAGATCTGGCAACGCTTGCCACAGGACGTTCAGGCTTTATTACATCAGCGTAAAGCACGTCTGTTTATTATCAATGCGGCGAAAATTGCCAGAGAATGTCATCTGGCCAATCGAATCAATACCGTTATGCAGATGGCGTTTTTCCATCTGACTCAAATTATTCCTGGTGATGTTGCTCTGCAACAGTTACGGGACGCTATTGCTAAAAGCTATAGCGCCAAAGGTCAGGATATTGTTGAGAATAACTGGCAGGCATTAGACGCCACTATCAGCGCGCTGGAAGAAATTCCACTGCAGCCAGTTAATTCACTCAGCCCAATGCGCCCTCCGGTGGTTTCCGACAGCGCCCCGGACTTTGTCAAAACGGTCACCGCAGCGATGTTAGCCGGTTTAGGGGATGCTTTACCGGTATCTGCTTTCCCACCGGACGGCACCTGGCCCTCAGGTACTACTCGCTGGGAAAAACGTAATATTGCAGAAGAGATCCCGATTTGGGAAGCACCACTATGTACCCAGTGTAATCACTGTGTTGCAGCCTGCCCTCACTCTGCGATTCGGGCCAAAGTGATTTCACCAGAAGCTTTTGCCGACGCACCAGACGATCTGCAATCATTAGACGTTAAGTCAAAAGACATGCGCGGACAGAAATATGTTCTGCAAGTTGCACCAGAAGATTGTACTGGCTGTAACCTGTGCGTAGAAGTATGTCCGGCTAAAGATCGCCAGAATCCGGAAATTAAAGCGATCAATATGAAGTCTCGTCTGGATAATCTTGATGTTGAAAAACGTCACTATGATTACTTCCTGCAGCTACCAGAAATTGATAAGAGCAAAATTGAGCGGATTGATATTCGAACTTCTCAATTAATTACCCCACTATTCGAATATTCCGGAGCCTGTTCCGGATGTGGTGAAACCCCCTATATTAAGTTGCTAACTCAGCTGTATGGCGATCGGCTGCTGATTGCTAACGCAACGGGTTGTTCATCCATTTATGGCGGTAACTTGCCTAGTACTCCCTATACCACCAATGCTGATGGTCGCGGTCCGGCATGGGCTAACTCACTGTTTGAAGATAACGCAGAGTTTGGCCTTGGTTTCCGCCTGACGGTCGATCAGCATCGTGAGCGCACCTTACGTCTGATAACTCAACTGGCACCTCAACTACCCGCCGGGTTAATCGTCGAACTGCAAGCTTCTGATACCAGCGTAGAACAACGCCGTGAGCAGATCGTACAGCTACGAACACTGCTGGCAGCGATTGATTCATCGGATGCTAAAGAATTAGCCGAATGTGCCGATTATCTGGTAGATAAATCTATCTGGCTGATTGGTGGTGACGGCTGGGCCTATGATATTGGATTTGGTGGTCTCGACCACGTAATGAGCCTGACGGAAAACGTCAATATTCTGGTGCTGGATACTCAATGCTATTCCAATACGGGTGGCCAACAGTCCAAAGCGACACCTATCGGTGCCGTCACTAAATTTGCTGAACGCGGTAAGCGTAAAGGACGTAAAGACCTTGGGGTAAGCATCATGATGTATGGTCATGTGTATGTAGCTCAAATCTCGCTAGGCGCGCAGTTAAACCAAACGGTCAAAGCGATTCAGGAAGCGGAGGCCTATCCGGGTCCGTCATTGATTATTGCTTACAGCCCGTGTGAGGAACATGGTTACGATCTGGCATTCAGTCACGACCAGATGAAGCAATTAACCACCGCCGGCTTCTGGCCGCTATATCGCTTCGATCCTCGTCGAGTTGAAGAAGACAAACCAGGTTTAACCCTTGATTCCCGTCCACCGTCTGATGGTTTGGCATCGGCTTTGTTAAAAGAGCAGCGTTTCCGCCGTTTAAATACGATGGAGCCAAATGTTGCCTCAGCTCTGCATGCTCAGGCTGAAAAAGATGTTCAAAGTCGTTACAATTTACTGAGCCTGCTGGCAGGAAAAACGATAGAAAAAACGGAATCTGAACCATCATAA
- a CDS encoding 2-hydroxyacid dehydrogenase, whose translation MKLAIYSTKQYDRKYLEVANQRFGIDLEFFDFKLSLQTAKTAEGCEAVCIFVNDDGSRPVLEELAKSGVKIVALRCAGFNNVDLDAAKELGLQVVRVPAYSPEAVAEHAIGLMMSLNRRIHRAYQRTRDANFSLEGLIGFNMHNRTAGIIGTGKIGIATMRILKGFGMRLLAFDPYPSPLALDLGAEYVDLKTLYARSDVISLHCPLTPENHHLLNAAAFEQMKDGVMIINTSRGGLIDSPAAIEALKKQKIGSLGMDVYENERDLFFEDKSNDVIQDDVFRRLSSCHNVLFTGHQAFLTEEALLSISETTLQNIQQLEHNQPCPNLL comes from the coding sequence ATGAAACTTGCTATTTACAGCACAAAACAATACGACAGAAAGTATCTTGAAGTTGCTAATCAACGTTTTGGTATCGATCTCGAATTTTTTGATTTCAAACTTAGCCTGCAAACCGCTAAAACCGCTGAGGGTTGTGAAGCTGTTTGTATTTTCGTGAACGATGACGGCAGCCGCCCAGTTCTTGAAGAATTAGCGAAATCAGGCGTGAAGATTGTGGCATTACGCTGTGCCGGCTTTAACAATGTTGATCTTGATGCCGCTAAAGAGCTGGGACTACAAGTCGTTCGCGTCCCTGCCTATTCACCGGAAGCCGTCGCCGAACACGCGATTGGATTAATGATGAGCCTTAACCGTCGTATCCACCGTGCCTATCAAAGAACCCGCGATGCCAACTTCTCTCTTGAAGGTTTGATTGGCTTTAATATGCATAACCGCACTGCTGGTATCATTGGTACCGGAAAAATTGGTATTGCCACTATGCGGATTTTAAAAGGGTTTGGTATGCGCTTACTGGCATTTGATCCTTATCCATCACCGCTGGCACTGGATTTAGGCGCAGAGTATGTCGATCTGAAAACCCTTTATGCGCGTTCTGATGTCATCTCTTTACATTGCCCATTAACACCAGAAAACCATCATCTACTAAATGCCGCTGCCTTTGAACAAATGAAAGATGGCGTGATGATTATTAATACCAGTCGTGGCGGTTTAATTGATTCTCCTGCCGCCATCGAAGCCTTGAAAAAGCAAAAAATTGGCTCACTGGGCATGGATGTTTATGAAAACGAAAGAGACCTGTTTTTTGAAGATAAATCTAACGATGTGATTCAGGATGATGTATTCCGTCGCCTGTCTTCCTGTCATAACGTGCTGTTTACCGGCCATCAGGCATTTTTAACGGAAGAGGCGTTATTAAGCATTTCTGAAACTACACTTCAAAACATTCAGCAATTAGAGCATAACCAGCCTTGCCCTAATTTACTGTAA
- a CDS encoding FMN-dependent NADH-azoreductase, which yields MSKVLVIKSSILSGYSQSNILADFFVEKWKQEHPSDTVTVRDLAANPVPVLDGELVGAMRPSDQPMTARQQEALALSDELIAELQGNDVIVIGAPMYNFNISTQLKNYFDLIARAGVTFRYTEKGPEGLVTGKKVYILTSRGGIHKDSPTDLVAPYLKLFLGFIGITDVEFVYQEGVAYGPEVAQKAQEDAKSFIQQYVSA from the coding sequence ATGAGTAAGGTTTTAGTCATCAAATCAAGCATTCTTTCTGGTTATTCTCAGTCAAATATTTTAGCTGATTTCTTTGTCGAAAAATGGAAACAAGAGCACCCGTCTGACACCGTCACCGTACGCGATCTGGCAGCTAATCCTGTTCCTGTATTAGATGGCGAACTGGTTGGTGCAATGCGTCCATCCGATCAGCCGATGACTGCTCGTCAACAAGAAGCGCTGGCGCTGTCTGATGAACTGATTGCTGAACTTCAAGGTAATGACGTTATTGTTATTGGTGCACCAATGTATAACTTCAATATCTCTACCCAATTAAAAAACTACTTTGACCTGATTGCTCGTGCTGGCGTGACTTTCCGCTATACCGAAAAAGGTCCTGAAGGTTTGGTCACCGGTAAAAAAGTATATATCTTAACCAGCCGTGGCGGTATTCATAAAGACTCCCCAACCGATCTGGTTGCCCCTTATCTGAAACTGTTCCTGGGCTTCATTGGTATTACCGATGTTGAGTTTGTTTATCAGGAAGGCGTTGCTTACGGCCCGGAAGTGGCTCAAAAAGCACAAGAAGATGCGAAGTCCTTTATTCAGCAGTACGTTTCTGCCTGA